Proteins found in one Solitalea lacus genomic segment:
- a CDS encoding TonB-dependent receptor domain-containing protein, translated as MNSISTFLSKALGLFMLAFIGLPVLTHAQTTASTKPVTTGKITGKVIDAKTQEPVDFVTISLLKSTETAATKGTYSNESGEFIFQKIPFGAYKITFSFVGYETYTLTNVVLSAEKPVLKYDEIKLKQASTKLNEVTVTAQRSPFQVGADGLTYNVEESLQNSGASAVEALQRIPSVQVDADGKITVRGSSDIKVLIDGEPTELSKVLDMIPANALQKIEVLTNPSAKYTAEGSGGIINIVTKNRAGLRGSSLTVGANANTRNRYSGRLSYNYFTRKFSSFNNYNYSPFNNNTSSELFRENYSNNGISYLNQRSSGNNNSQNHNFFSNNTIRFNTTNSMTVNLGVTGSTNNNTNSSLNSQLNSELVEYGNFTRNNNSSNDNLTLKVGVGYRHIFVNKSQQQNFDRIAKRMDSIRNQMSKDPAFADSIRKVMQNPENARMAQQAGFTMQGGGGNRGGQGGGGMRMRGFDFQNQKELKTELNFSRSNRASNNAYNQYYYVPALDTSLQNNYSTDYGNTLGFKADLTWPFNQNKSRFETGVSSNLAFDTNRYRLDTLANNGSFEENRLLRNDFDKTDFVGAIYSQFSHTIKKFTFTGGLRLEYYKLNADLISRSFNFDKDFLTLHPSLNIFYKMDDVQSFKLSYSNRINRPSMNQLNPYIDNSDPLNIRFGDINLDPSRGHSFELGYNRFTSQGSISSSVYYRQTDDMINSITLVRERDTSFTTYGNIGQNRAYGVELNGNLMLFAGKLNLSGGASLNKNSFVNKRNSEFNRDRLTFNANSDARLSLPQNWNLSANLRYFGPQAFIQGYTEGYFTAGMDLRKTFLNRKLNLTISADDLFNTRNAARITSGSFVQTSKNQTVTRVIRLGLNYNFGGFNAAGGPQRGR; from the coding sequence GTGAATTCAATTTCTACATTTTTATCAAAGGCACTGGGACTATTTATGCTAGCCTTTATTGGCTTGCCTGTTTTAACACATGCTCAAACAACAGCAAGCACCAAGCCTGTAACAACGGGGAAAATTACCGGTAAGGTAATTGATGCAAAAACACAGGAGCCTGTTGACTTTGTGACCATTTCCCTATTAAAATCTACAGAAACTGCTGCAACCAAGGGCACATACAGCAACGAAAGCGGTGAATTCATCTTTCAGAAGATACCCTTTGGAGCCTATAAGATTACGTTCAGCTTTGTTGGCTACGAAACCTATACGTTAACCAATGTTGTTCTATCGGCAGAGAAACCAGTTTTAAAATATGATGAAATAAAACTGAAGCAAGCTTCCACCAAACTTAATGAGGTTACGGTAACCGCTCAACGCAGTCCGTTTCAGGTAGGCGCCGATGGTTTAACTTATAATGTTGAAGAGAGCTTGCAAAACTCAGGAGCTTCAGCAGTTGAAGCCCTTCAAAGAATTCCCTCGGTTCAGGTTGATGCCGATGGAAAAATTACTGTGCGCGGCAGCAGTGATATTAAAGTATTGATTGATGGAGAACCCACCGAACTGTCAAAAGTATTGGATATGATTCCGGCCAACGCCCTGCAAAAGATTGAGGTACTAACCAATCCATCAGCCAAGTACACTGCCGAAGGATCTGGAGGCATTATCAATATAGTTACCAAAAACAGGGCAGGTCTTCGTGGCAGCAGTCTTACCGTTGGAGCTAACGCTAATACCCGTAACCGCTACAGCGGACGTTTAAGCTATAATTATTTTACTCGCAAATTTTCAAGCTTTAACAACTATAACTATAGTCCGTTTAACAACAACACATCGAGTGAGTTGTTCCGCGAAAATTACAGCAACAACGGCATTAGTTATCTTAACCAAAGAAGTTCAGGTAACAACAACTCACAAAACCACAACTTTTTCTCAAATAACACCATCCGTTTTAATACAACCAATAGTATGACGGTGAACCTGGGCGTTACCGGAAGCACTAATAACAACACCAATTCATCACTCAATTCTCAATTAAACAGCGAGTTGGTTGAATATGGAAACTTTACAAGAAACAACAACTCATCAAATGATAATTTAACATTAAAAGTAGGGGTTGGTTACCGCCATATATTTGTTAATAAGTCTCAACAGCAAAACTTCGACCGGATAGCTAAAAGAATGGATTCCATTCGCAACCAAATGTCAAAAGATCCGGCCTTCGCCGACTCGATTCGTAAGGTTATGCAAAATCCTGAAAATGCCCGTATGGCACAACAAGCAGGATTTACTATGCAAGGTGGTGGTGGAAACCGCGGCGGACAAGGAGGTGGCGGTATGCGTATGCGCGGTTTCGATTTTCAAAATCAAAAGGAGCTAAAAACCGAGCTGAATTTCTCAAGAAGTAACAGAGCCAGCAACAACGCTTACAACCAATATTATTATGTGCCTGCGCTCGATACTTCCTTACAAAATAACTACTCTACGGATTATGGCAATACTTTAGGCTTTAAAGCTGATCTAACATGGCCATTCAACCAAAACAAAAGCCGCTTTGAAACAGGGGTCAGCTCAAACTTGGCATTTGACACCAACAGATACCGCCTCGACACCTTAGCCAATAATGGTTCTTTCGAGGAGAACCGCTTGTTAAGAAACGATTTTGATAAAACTGACTTTGTAGGAGCTATTTACTCACAGTTTTCGCACACTATTAAGAAGTTCACTTTTACCGGCGGCTTACGTCTTGAATACTATAAATTGAATGCAGACTTGATTTCAAGGTCATTTAATTTCGATAAAGATTTTTTAACACTGCATCCAAGCTTGAATATTTTCTATAAGATGGATGATGTACAAAGCTTCAAGCTTTCGTACAGCAATCGTATCAATCGACCTTCTATGAATCAATTGAACCCTTATATTGACAATTCAGACCCCTTAAATATACGTTTTGGTGATATCAACCTGGATCCTTCAAGGGGACATTCATTTGAGTTAGGGTATAATCGTTTCACTTCTCAAGGCAGCATCAGCTCCTCAGTATATTATCGTCAAACTGACGATATGATTAACAGCATAACCTTAGTTCGAGAACGTGATACCTCATTTACTACCTATGGCAATATTGGACAAAATAGGGCCTATGGCGTTGAATTAAACGGCAACTTAATGCTCTTTGCCGGCAAACTTAATCTTAGTGGCGGCGCCAGCTTAAACAAAAACAGTTTTGTAAATAAAAGAAATAGTGAATTTAACAGAGATCGCTTAACTTTTAATGCCAATAGCGATGCGCGTTTAAGTTTACCTCAAAACTGGAACCTGAGCGCCAACCTGCGTTACTTTGGGCCTCAAGCCTTTATTCAAGGCTATACCGAAGGCTATTTTACAGCTGGTATGGATTTAAGAAAAACCTTCTTAAACCGAAAGCTTAACCTTACCATAAGTGCCGACGATTTATTTAACACCCGTAATGCAGCTCGTATAACTTCGGGAAGCTTTGTTCAAACCAGTAAGAACCAAACCGTAACAAGGGTAATCAGGCTGGGCTTGAATTATAACTTCGGAGGATTTAATGCTGCAGGCGGACCGCAAAGGGGCAGATAA
- a CDS encoding MFS transporter: MKYITRTIWILSVVSLLTDTASEMLYPIMPIYLKSVGFSILLIGILEGVAEATAGLSKGYFGKLSDMSGKRVPFVQIGYAFSAISKPMMSVFIYPLWIFFARTIDRLGKGIRTGPRDAILSDEATPATKGKVFGFHRSMDTLGAVIGPSFALLYLYYYPQDYKTLFLIAFIPGLLAVLSSLYLKDKRSIGHKAKVSTPFFSFLKYWKVSSTEYRKVVIGLLVFTLFNSSDVFLLLKAKQEGFGDTSIIGVYIFYNLIYALFAFPIGVIADNVGLKTIFIFGLFLFAIVYFGMSVNTNLYFFFGLFFLYGVYAAATEGISKAWISNIVYEKDTATAIGTFSALQSICTMLASSLTGLIWFQFNATAALLTTATVTLFVIVYFLTFPKPTIITNGTK; this comes from the coding sequence TTGAAGTACATCACACGAACAATTTGGATCTTATCAGTCGTTAGTTTGCTGACAGATACGGCAAGCGAAATGCTGTATCCGATAATGCCGATTTATTTAAAATCAGTTGGTTTTTCAATTTTACTTATCGGAATACTTGAAGGCGTTGCAGAAGCAACAGCGGGGCTGAGTAAAGGTTATTTTGGTAAACTTTCTGACATGTCGGGCAAACGAGTTCCGTTTGTGCAAATCGGTTACGCTTTTAGTGCGATCTCAAAACCAATGATGTCAGTTTTCATTTATCCGCTTTGGATATTTTTTGCGAGGACCATTGACCGTTTAGGAAAAGGTATTCGGACGGGTCCAAGAGACGCAATCCTTTCAGATGAAGCAACTCCGGCAACAAAAGGGAAAGTTTTTGGTTTCCATCGTTCAATGGACACTTTAGGAGCAGTAATTGGACCTTCATTCGCTTTGCTTTATTTGTATTATTACCCACAAGATTATAAAACGCTTTTTTTAATCGCATTTATTCCCGGGCTACTTGCGGTTTTATCTTCGCTATACTTGAAGGACAAAAGATCCATAGGACATAAAGCCAAAGTTTCAACACCGTTTTTTTCATTCCTGAAATATTGGAAAGTAAGCTCGACAGAATACAGAAAAGTGGTAATTGGGCTTTTAGTATTTACTCTTTTCAACAGTTCAGATGTCTTCCTTTTATTAAAGGCAAAGCAAGAAGGATTTGGTGATACATCGATTATCGGAGTTTATATTTTTTACAATCTCATATATGCCTTATTTGCCTTTCCTATTGGTGTCATTGCCGATAATGTGGGGCTGAAAACAATTTTCATTTTCGGGCTTTTCTTGTTTGCGATAGTATATTTTGGCATGTCGGTAAATACAAATCTTTACTTTTTTTTCGGGCTATTTTTTCTTTATGGTGTTTATGCTGCTGCAACGGAGGGGATTTCAAAAGCGTGGATTTCAAACATCGTATACGAAAAGGATACAGCAACAGCAATCGGGACTTTTTCGGCATTGCAAAGCATCTGTACAATGTTAGCAAGCTCTCTGACCGGATTAATTTGGTTTCAGTTCAATGCCACAGCTGCATTATTGACAACCGCAACAGTAACTTTATTCGTAATCGTTTATTTTTTGACATTTCCTAAGCCGACAATAATAACCAATGGCACTAAATAA
- a CDS encoding PKD domain-containing protein — translation MKKLFTITSMAAVLLAGCKENETVDFKESNLKQPEARETNALIGTSKYITQVFEYLPAPGQFINTLPAYASGDNAQTMAAKVATSLVGKTNGLVCLGGYGGYLIVGFDHTISNVANARDFKVYTNAFANNAEPGIVMVAYDANGNGLPDDTWYELAGSEYYKPGTIKNYQITYSKPNPLNGNVAWTDNQGGSGFIKRNSYHTQASYYPLWAGSQLTFTGTKIPNNAYDSNPDPVAQSWVLPAYPWGYADNQINTHADATFDIAWAVDANGQPVNLSGINFIKIYTAVNQEAGWLGETSTEIAGIEDLNF, via the coding sequence ATGAAAAAACTATTTACAATTACCAGCATGGCAGCGGTTCTTCTTGCCGGATGCAAGGAGAACGAAACAGTTGATTTTAAAGAATCTAATTTAAAACAACCGGAAGCTAGGGAAACCAATGCCTTGATTGGAACTTCAAAATACATCACACAGGTTTTTGAGTATCTCCCGGCTCCAGGTCAGTTTATCAACACACTGCCTGCTTACGCTAGCGGAGATAACGCGCAAACAATGGCAGCAAAGGTGGCTACGTCATTAGTAGGCAAAACAAACGGGCTGGTTTGTTTAGGCGGATATGGCGGTTACCTTATTGTAGGTTTTGATCACACCATTTCCAATGTGGCTAACGCCCGCGATTTTAAGGTTTACACTAATGCATTTGCCAATAATGCGGAACCAGGCATTGTAATGGTTGCTTATGATGCCAATGGTAATGGGTTGCCTGATGATACCTGGTACGAGCTGGCCGGTAGTGAGTATTATAAACCAGGCACGATTAAGAATTACCAGATTACCTATTCAAAGCCAAATCCCTTAAATGGCAATGTAGCTTGGACCGACAATCAAGGAGGTTCAGGGTTCATAAAAAGAAATAGTTATCATACGCAAGCTTCTTACTATCCACTGTGGGCAGGCAGTCAGCTTACATTTACAGGAACTAAAATTCCAAACAATGCATATGATAGTAATCCTGATCCGGTGGCACAGAGCTGGGTGTTACCGGCTTACCCTTGGGGCTATGCAGATAATCAAATCAACACACATGCCGATGCCACATTTGATATTGCATGGGCGGTTGATGCGAATGGCCAACCGGTTAATCTTTCGGGAATTAATTTCATTAAGATTTATACCGCCGTTAACCAAGAGGCCGGCTGGCTCGGCGAAACTTCTACCGAAATTGCAGGAATTGAAGATTTGAATTTCTAA
- a CDS encoding GNAT family N-acetyltransferase translates to MKLRKANLSDAASIWEILQQAIAQRKADGSEQWQNGYPNEQTVYDDITNEYGYVIDDNNAIIAYAAIIFGVEPAYNEIKGRWLTNGDYVVVHRVATSNAVKKQGVATKLFNMIEDLSLENNIFSIKVDTNYDNIPMLKILERLDYNYCGEIFFGGAPRKAYEKILGNK, encoded by the coding sequence ATGAAACTTAGAAAAGCAAATCTTTCAGATGCAGCCTCAATTTGGGAAATACTGCAACAAGCTATCGCCCAAAGAAAGGCAGATGGTAGTGAGCAATGGCAAAATGGTTATCCAAATGAACAGACTGTTTATGATGACATTACAAATGAATACGGATATGTCATTGACGACAATAACGCGATAATTGCCTACGCTGCCATTATCTTTGGGGTTGAACCAGCTTACAACGAAATTAAAGGACGTTGGTTGACAAACGGTGATTATGTTGTAGTTCATCGTGTAGCTACATCAAATGCGGTTAAGAAACAAGGTGTGGCAACTAAATTGTTCAATATGATTGAGGATTTATCCCTTGAGAATAACATTTTTAGCATAAAAGTTGACACTAATTATGACAACATTCCAATGCTTAAAATATTGGAAAGATTAGATTATAATTATTGTGGTGAAATTTTTTTCGGTGGAGCGCCACGCAAAGCCTATGAGAAAATCTTAGGAAACAAATGA
- a CDS encoding TMEM175 family protein — MREENPNKRLEMFSDGVFAIAITLLIIEIKVPALNLMGSTSDVWNATIHLWPSFFALFLSFILIFISWYGHHVLFDALDKASDRFLFASGFFLLTVVILPFPTAFMAEYLNTLYAQPANVFYSFCCLVHNLGWRLLLNSTKKPKQLAKSPEHIQKINEAMRSNRMGTIASVAILVLSWWFPYIALIISLILWSFWIYVSSKIKRKF; from the coding sequence ATGAGAGAAGAAAACCCAAATAAGCGTCTTGAAATGTTTTCTGATGGTGTTTTTGCCATTGCAATTACATTACTCATTATTGAAATAAAAGTTCCGGCGCTCAACTTGATGGGTTCCACCAGTGATGTTTGGAATGCTACTATCCATCTTTGGCCGTCCTTCTTTGCGCTTTTTCTGAGTTTCATCCTTATTTTTATTAGTTGGTACGGGCATCATGTATTGTTTGATGCCCTCGATAAAGCTTCCGACCGGTTTCTGTTTGCCAGTGGTTTTTTTCTGCTAACCGTAGTAATACTTCCATTTCCTACCGCTTTCATGGCCGAATACCTTAACACACTTTATGCTCAACCTGCTAATGTATTCTATAGCTTTTGTTGCCTGGTGCATAATTTGGGATGGCGACTATTACTTAATAGTACTAAAAAACCGAAACAGCTTGCAAAATCACCAGAGCATATACAAAAAATTAATGAGGCAATGAGGAGTAACCGAATGGGCACTATTGCAAGCGTCGCAATTTTGGTATTGTCATGGTGGTTCCCTTATATAGCCTTGATCATTAGTCTTATTTTATGGAGTTTTTGGATATATGTTTCCTCTAAAATTAAAAGGAAATTCTAA
- a CDS encoding YncE family protein encodes MTKHQLTAIGLKSLALAGAIFFAGCRKNDDPAPQPFQASLYVLNEGLFNMNNTTLTGIDTLTGVAKTDYFEQKNKRGLGDTGNDLKIYGSKMYAVVNVSSQLEVIDPNTGKSLKQISMLDEQGVPRQPRYIAFHAGKAYVCSFDGTVGRLDTATLQFDKFVKAGRQPDGICVANNKLYVSNSGGLDFPNYDNTVSVIDIPSFTELKKISVQVNPYTIQADDYGDVYVVSRGDYGDIHCTFQAIDSKTDQVKKVFEGLEVLNFTINGDLAYLYNYNFTTQQASFKLLNVKTEEIVTENFITDETKITTPYGIDVNPSNGDVYITDVYDFTTTGDVYCFSKEGKLKFKFQAGLNPNNVVFVQKPKKQ; translated from the coding sequence ATGACAAAACACCAATTAACAGCAATCGGACTAAAATCATTAGCACTGGCCGGTGCCATCTTTTTTGCAGGTTGCCGAAAAAATGACGATCCAGCTCCTCAACCTTTTCAGGCAAGCTTATACGTATTAAACGAAGGTCTATTTAACATGAACAATACCACCCTTACGGGCATTGACACTTTAACAGGAGTGGCCAAAACCGATTATTTCGAGCAGAAAAACAAACGTGGTTTAGGAGATACAGGGAATGATTTGAAGATCTATGGATCAAAAATGTATGCTGTGGTAAACGTTTCAAGTCAACTGGAAGTGATTGATCCTAACACCGGAAAGTCGCTAAAGCAGATTTCGATGCTTGATGAACAAGGAGTACCGCGCCAGCCGAGGTATATCGCTTTTCATGCAGGCAAGGCTTATGTATGTTCGTTTGATGGTACAGTTGGCCGCCTCGATACAGCTACCCTGCAGTTCGACAAGTTTGTTAAAGCCGGTCGCCAGCCTGATGGAATTTGTGTAGCCAACAACAAACTGTATGTGAGTAATTCAGGCGGATTAGATTTTCCAAATTATGACAATACTGTATCTGTAATTGATATTCCTTCATTTACCGAGCTTAAAAAAATTAGTGTTCAAGTAAATCCTTATACCATTCAGGCTGACGATTACGGTGATGTATACGTGGTTTCAAGGGGGGATTATGGTGATATTCATTGCACGTTCCAGGCGATTGACAGCAAAACTGATCAGGTGAAAAAAGTATTCGAGGGGCTCGAAGTACTCAACTTTACCATTAACGGAGATTTAGCTTATCTGTACAACTACAACTTTACTACCCAGCAAGCAAGCTTTAAATTGTTAAATGTGAAGACCGAAGAAATTGTTACAGAAAACTTTATAACAGACGAAACAAAAATCACTACACCTTATGGCATTGATGTAAATCCATCTAACGGAGATGTATACATAACTGATGTTTACGACTTTACCACAACCGGCGACGTCTATTGTTTCTCCAAAGAAGGCAAGCTAAAGTTTAAGTTCCAGGCCGGGCTAAACCCTAACAATGTGGTGTTTGTACAAAAGCCCAAAAAGCAGTAA
- the uvrA gene encoding excinuclease ABC subunit UvrA: MSENFTDLGEQSEVEVYGARVHNLKNIDVSFPRNKLVVITGLSGSGKSSLAFDTIYAEGQRRYMETFSAYSRQFMGGMERPDVDKVSGLSPVIAIEQKTTSKNPRSTVGTITEIYDFLRLLYARVGDAFSYNTGELMQKMSEDQIINSIMEQYEGKPINILAPVVKGRKGHYRELFEQIRKQGYTKVRVDGEIQDVTPKMQLDRYKIHDIEIVIDRVEVKADNRKRIVDSVAAAMKQAKGIIKIADKEGNVSHFSKFLMCPTTGISYDEPQPNTFSFNSPYGACPRCSGLGYIFEIDEHTVIPNPKLSIMEGGLAPLGEYRETWMFQILKALSKKYDFSLSVPIEKLKPEIKEIILNGAPDIITVPVKYGSYNTQNYQVTFDGLIKTLEEQQENRKDDEDRSDLEGFRTLKVCPECNGARLKQEALHFKIDDKNIFELSCMDINSLKQWFAGIEVRLSERKNIIAKEILKEIRARIGFLVDVGLTYLTLDRTSRTLSGGEAQRIRLATQIGSQLVNVLYILDEPSIGLHQRDNNRLIEALKSLRDVGNTVLVVEHDKDMIVEADYVIDMGPAAGVHGGQVVAQGAPDQLLGFHTITTDYINGIKEIELPEKRREGNGHVLKLVGAKGNNLKNVSIELPLGKFITVTGVSGSGKSTLITETLYPILNQYFFNAKKKPLEYEKIEGLEHVDKVIEIDQTPIGRTPRSNPSTYTGVFSDIRNLFTQLPESKIRGYKPGRFSFNVKGGRCETCQGAGMKVIEMNFLPDVMVNCEECQGRRYNRETLEVRYKGKSISDVLDMSVEDAVPFFENIPAIHRKIKTLLDVGLGYITLGQSSVTLSGGEAQRVKLATELSKKDTGKTFYILDEPTTGLHFEDIRILLGVLNRLVEKGNTVLVIEHNLDVVKVADHVIDLGPEGGKGGGTIVFEGTPEGLIECTNSFTGEFLKKEMAI; encoded by the coding sequence ATGAGTGAAAACTTTACCGATTTAGGTGAGCAATCGGAAGTAGAGGTTTATGGCGCACGTGTTCATAACCTGAAAAACATAGATGTTTCTTTTCCGCGCAATAAGCTGGTGGTTATAACTGGTTTAAGTGGTAGCGGTAAGTCGTCATTGGCTTTTGATACAATTTATGCCGAAGGCCAGCGCCGTTATATGGAAACCTTCAGTGCATACTCGCGCCAGTTTATGGGGGGGATGGAGCGTCCGGATGTGGACAAGGTTTCAGGGCTGAGTCCTGTTATTGCTATTGAACAAAAAACGACTTCCAAAAATCCACGTTCAACAGTAGGCACCATCACCGAGATTTATGACTTTTTGCGTTTGCTGTATGCCCGCGTTGGTGATGCTTTTTCGTATAATACAGGCGAGTTGATGCAGAAAATGTCTGAAGATCAGATCATCAACAGCATTATGGAGCAGTACGAAGGCAAGCCCATCAATATTTTGGCTCCTGTTGTAAAAGGACGTAAAGGGCATTACCGCGAGCTGTTTGAACAAATTCGAAAGCAGGGGTATACGAAGGTGAGGGTTGATGGAGAGATACAGGATGTAACTCCTAAAATGCAGCTCGACCGTTACAAAATCCACGATATTGAAATTGTTATTGATCGGGTAGAAGTAAAGGCGGATAATCGCAAACGTATTGTAGATTCAGTGGCCGCAGCGATGAAACAAGCCAAAGGCATTATTAAAATTGCCGACAAGGAAGGTAATGTTTCGCATTTCTCTAAGTTTTTGATGTGCCCTACAACGGGTATTTCATACGATGAGCCGCAGCCGAATACTTTTTCATTTAACTCACCTTATGGCGCTTGTCCACGGTGCAGTGGCCTAGGCTACATTTTTGAAATTGACGAGCATACAGTCATTCCAAATCCGAAATTGAGCATTATGGAAGGCGGTTTGGCTCCATTGGGCGAATACCGCGAAACCTGGATGTTCCAAATATTGAAAGCGCTTTCAAAGAAGTATGATTTTTCGCTTTCAGTCCCAATTGAAAAGTTAAAGCCCGAGATAAAGGAAATCATCCTTAACGGAGCTCCGGATATTATTACTGTTCCTGTAAAGTACGGAAGCTATAACACCCAAAACTACCAGGTGACGTTTGACGGTTTAATTAAAACTCTGGAAGAGCAGCAGGAAAACCGTAAAGATGATGAAGACAGAAGCGATCTGGAAGGTTTCAGAACTTTGAAGGTTTGCCCCGAATGTAATGGTGCCCGATTAAAACAAGAGGCGCTGCATTTTAAAATTGATGATAAAAACATTTTTGAGCTGAGTTGTATGGATATCAATTCGCTTAAACAATGGTTTGCTGGTATTGAAGTGCGACTCTCAGAACGGAAAAATATCATCGCTAAAGAAATTCTGAAAGAGATAAGGGCGCGCATTGGATTTTTGGTGGATGTTGGCTTGACCTATTTAACACTTGACCGTACCTCTCGTACCCTTTCAGGAGGGGAAGCGCAACGTATCCGTTTGGCTACTCAAATAGGCTCGCAACTGGTTAACGTGCTGTATATTTTAGATGAACCAAGCATTGGGTTGCATCAACGTGATAATAACCGCTTGATTGAAGCGCTGAAAAGCCTGCGTGATGTAGGTAATACTGTGTTGGTTGTTGAACATGATAAAGACATGATTGTGGAGGCCGATTATGTAATTGACATGGGACCTGCCGCAGGCGTACATGGCGGTCAGGTGGTGGCACAAGGTGCGCCCGATCAGCTGCTGGGTTTCCATACCATCACCACCGATTATATTAATGGTATAAAGGAAATTGAGCTTCCTGAAAAACGCAGGGAAGGAAATGGACATGTCCTGAAATTGGTTGGGGCTAAAGGCAATAACCTAAAGAATGTAAGTATAGAACTGCCTTTGGGTAAGTTTATTACCGTTACAGGTGTTTCAGGTAGCGGTAAATCAACTTTAATTACTGAAACTCTTTACCCAATTTTAAACCAGTATTTCTTCAATGCCAAGAAAAAGCCGTTGGAGTATGAAAAAATTGAAGGCCTGGAGCATGTCGACAAGGTGATTGAGATTGACCAGACGCCAATTGGACGTACTCCGCGTTCTAATCCGTCGACTTATACGGGTGTATTTTCAGATATACGTAACCTGTTTACCCAACTGCCCGAATCTAAAATTCGCGGTTATAAACCAGGTCGATTTTCGTTTAATGTAAAAGGCGGGCGCTGCGAAACTTGTCAGGGTGCGGGGATGAAGGTAATTGAGATGAATTTCTTACCCGATGTGATGGTAAATTGTGAAGAGTGCCAGGGACGACGCTATAACCGTGAAACTTTGGAAGTGCGCTACAAAGGTAAATCCATTAGTGATGTATTGGACATGAGTGTGGAGGATGCTGTTCCGTTTTTTGAGAATATTCCGGCTATTCATCGTAAAATTAAGACTTTGTTAGATGTAGGCTTGGGCTACATCACTTTAGGGCAATCGTCGGTAACACTTTCCGGAGGGGAAGCTCAGCGCGTAAAACTGGCCACAGAGCTTTCTAAAAAAGATACCGGCAAAACCTTTTACATTTTAGATGAACCTACAACTGGTTTGCATTTTGAAGACATTCGCATTTTGTTGGGTGTATTAAACCGATTGGTGGAAAAGGGTAATACGGTGTTGGTAATTGAGCATAACCTGGATGTAGTAAAAGTAGCCGACCATGTGATTGACCTTGGTCCGGAAGGTGGAAAAGGTGGTGGAACTATTGTATTTGAGGGTACACCAGAAGGGCTAATTGAATGCACTAACAGCTTTACCGGTGAGTTTTTGAAAAAGGAGATGGCTATATAA